A stretch of Sinimarinibacterium sp. NLF-5-8 DNA encodes these proteins:
- a CDS encoding YifB family Mg chelatase-like AAA ATPase, translated as MSQLATLYSRAQNGLTADLVTVEVHLAPGLPGLNIVGLPEAAVREAKDRVKAAITTCGYSFPLQRITCNLAPADLPKEGSRFDLAIALGILLASEQIPVHALQNIEILGELSLSGALRPIPGVLPAAIKAAQAERALLVPAANAPEAALAPNARVFAANNLSELCQALHRNTLEAVPRALPASTNSNNTPDLADVRGQPLARRALEVAAAGGHSLLLVGTPGAGKSMLAKRLPGILPPLTDAEALEVATVASIAQGGFDSRQWGQRPLRAPHHTASGVALVGGGGTPRPGEITLAHHGVLFLDELPEFDRRTLEVLREPLESGHITISRAARQADFPAQFQLIAAMNPCPCGWLGDSSARCRCTPDQVARYRARISGPLLDRIDLQVLVPRADASQLAVGAAPGESSQAVRARVITARQRQLDRQGMANAQLTGQALDQHARPDDAGAALLQKALEKQILTARAYHRCLRVARTLADLAGLEVASTAQVAEALRYRALEGSSGG; from the coding sequence ATGTCGCAGCTCGCCACGCTCTACTCGCGCGCGCAAAACGGCCTGACGGCCGATCTGGTGACGGTCGAAGTCCACCTCGCACCGGGACTGCCGGGGCTCAACATCGTCGGCCTGCCCGAAGCCGCCGTGCGCGAAGCCAAAGATCGCGTCAAAGCCGCCATCACCACCTGCGGCTACAGCTTTCCGCTGCAACGCATCACCTGCAATCTCGCCCCCGCCGATCTGCCCAAGGAAGGCAGTCGCTTTGATTTGGCCATCGCCCTTGGCATCTTGCTCGCCTCCGAACAAATCCCCGTTCACGCGCTGCAAAACATTGAAATCCTTGGCGAACTGTCCCTCTCCGGCGCGCTGCGACCGATCCCCGGCGTGCTCCCCGCCGCCATCAAAGCCGCCCAGGCCGAGCGCGCGCTGCTGGTGCCCGCTGCCAACGCCCCGGAAGCCGCACTGGCGCCCAACGCGCGCGTATTTGCCGCCAATAACCTTTCTGAACTGTGCCAGGCCCTGCACCGCAACACGCTTGAAGCCGTACCGCGCGCGCTGCCCGCCAGCACCAACAGCAACAACACCCCCGATCTGGCCGACGTGCGCGGGCAACCGCTGGCACGGCGCGCGCTCGAAGTCGCCGCCGCCGGCGGTCACTCCCTGCTGCTGGTCGGCACCCCCGGCGCCGGCAAATCCATGCTCGCCAAACGGCTGCCCGGCATCCTGCCGCCGCTGACCGACGCCGAAGCGCTGGAAGTGGCCACCGTCGCCTCCATCGCCCAAGGCGGATTCGACAGCCGCCAATGGGGGCAACGCCCGCTGCGCGCACCGCACCACACCGCCTCCGGCGTCGCCCTCGTCGGCGGTGGCGGCACCCCGCGCCCCGGCGAAATCACCCTTGCCCATCACGGCGTGCTGTTTTTGGACGAACTGCCCGAGTTTGACCGGCGCACGCTGGAGGTGCTGCGCGAACCGCTGGAATCCGGCCACATCACCATCTCCCGCGCCGCCCGCCAGGCCGACTTCCCCGCCCAATTCCAGCTCATCGCCGCAATGAACCCTTGCCCCTGCGGCTGGCTGGGCGACAGCAGCGCGCGCTGCCGCTGCACCCCCGATCAAGTCGCCCGCTACCGCGCGCGCATCTCCGGCCCGCTGCTGGATCGGATTGATTTACAAGTGCTGGTGCCGCGCGCTGACGCCAGCCAACTCGCCGTTGGCGCCGCCCCCGGCGAATCCAGCCAGGCCGTGCGCGCGCGCGTCATCACCGCCCGCCAGCGCCAGCTTGATCGTCAGGGCATGGCCAACGCCCAGCTCACCGGCCAAGCCCTCGACCAACACGCCCGCCCCGACGACGCCGGTGCCGCCCTGCTGCAAAAAGCCCTGGAAAAACAAATCCTCACCGCGCGCGCCTACCACCGCTGCCTGCGTGTTGCCCGCACCCTGGCCGATTTGGCCGGGCTTGAAGTCGCCAGCACCGCCCAGGTCGCCGAAGCCCTGCGCTACCGCGCGCTGGAAGGCAGCAGCGGCGGGTGA
- a CDS encoding NAD(P)/FAD-dependent oxidoreductase produces the protein MSRFTDDVLILGGGAAGLMCARVAGQRGLRARVLEHANRVGKKILMSGGGRCNFTNLYTTPANYLCGNPHFCKSALARFTPQDFIELVERHRIAYHEKELGQLFCDESSKLIVRMLLEECADAGVTIHTDCSVSDVRAQNGGFALATAHGVFTAPKLVIASGGLSIPSMGASGFGYTLARQFGHRVLPTRAGLVPFTLSGSHKDAFADLAGVSTPVIARCNGQAFRNALLITHRGLSGPAMLQISSYWQPGDALTVDWLAGDDGMDWLHQQRQTRADAELKTVLAERFSKRFAQRLCDLALGNRPLRQLQTADLARIAAQLQNWPITPSGTEGYRTAEVTLGGVDTDEISSKTLESRLQPGLHLIGEVVDVTGHLGGFNFQWAWASAVAAGMAV, from the coding sequence ATGAGTAGATTTACCGATGACGTTCTCATCCTCGGCGGCGGCGCCGCAGGGCTGATGTGCGCGCGCGTCGCCGGTCAGCGCGGCCTGCGCGCGCGGGTGCTGGAACATGCCAATCGCGTTGGCAAAAAAATCCTCATGTCCGGCGGTGGCCGCTGCAATTTCACCAACCTTTACACCACTCCCGCCAACTACCTGTGCGGCAATCCGCACTTTTGCAAATCCGCACTCGCGCGCTTCACCCCGCAGGATTTCATTGAGCTGGTGGAACGCCACCGCATCGCCTACCACGAAAAAGAACTTGGCCAATTGTTTTGCGATGAATCCTCCAAGCTCATCGTGCGCATGTTGCTGGAAGAATGTGCCGACGCTGGCGTGACCATCCACACCGATTGCAGCGTCAGCGACGTGCGCGCGCAAAACGGCGGCTTTGCACTGGCCACCGCGCACGGCGTTTTCACCGCGCCCAAGCTGGTCATTGCCAGTGGCGGGCTGTCCATCCCCAGCATGGGCGCCAGCGGCTTTGGCTACACCCTCGCGCGCCAGTTCGGGCATCGCGTTTTGCCCACCCGCGCCGGGCTGGTGCCGTTCACACTGAGCGGCAGTCACAAAGACGCTTTTGCCGATTTGGCCGGTGTCTCCACCCCCGTTATCGCCCGCTGCAACGGCCAGGCTTTTCGCAATGCGCTGCTGATCACCCATCGCGGTCTCTCCGGTCCGGCGATGCTGCAAATCTCTTCCTACTGGCAGCCAGGCGATGCGCTGACCGTGGACTGGCTTGCGGGCGATGACGGCATGGATTGGCTACACCAACAGCGCCAAACGCGCGCCGATGCCGAACTCAAAACCGTACTGGCCGAACGCTTTTCCAAACGCTTTGCGCAAAGGCTGTGTGATCTGGCGCTGGGCAACCGCCCGCTGCGGCAACTGCAAACCGCCGACCTCGCGCGCATCGCCGCCCAACTGCAAAACTGGCCGATCACCCCCAGCGGCACCGAAGGCTACCGCACCGCCGAAGTCACCCTGGGCGGCGTCGATACCGATGAAATCTCATCCAAAACCCTGGAATCCCGCCTGCAACCGGGGCTGCATCTGATTGGCGAAGTGGTCGATGTCACCGGCCACCTCGGCGGCTTCAACTTCCAATGGGCATGGGCATCCGCCGTGGCTGCGGGCATGGCGGTTTAG
- a CDS encoding DUF2062 domain-containing protein: MSLEPIPAPVFASFWQRRVVAPLLAQLRQGITPQKIALTVALGIVLGIFPVFGATTVLCAVAALWLRLNQPVIQLVNYAMSPVHFLLMLPFWRAGESLFGQEHLPLLAVGELIARFEAAPGQFVLDYSRAIASGIGVWALVAPVLAGLIYLIARPLLRALVQQTEAAP, translated from the coding sequence ATGAGTCTTGAGCCGATTCCCGCCCCTGTTTTTGCCTCTTTTTGGCAGCGCCGCGTGGTTGCGCCGCTGCTGGCGCAACTCAGGCAAGGCATCACCCCGCAAAAAATCGCGCTCACCGTGGCGCTGGGGATCGTGCTGGGGATTTTTCCGGTGTTTGGCGCCACCACCGTGCTGTGCGCCGTGGCCGCGCTGTGGTTGCGGCTCAATCAGCCGGTGATCCAGTTGGTCAACTACGCCATGTCGCCCGTGCATTTTTTGCTGATGCTGCCGTTTTGGCGCGCGGGCGAGAGCCTGTTTGGGCAGGAACATCTGCCGCTGCTGGCGGTGGGCGAGCTGATCGCGCGCTTTGAAGCCGCGCCGGGGCAATTCGTGCTGGATTACAGCCGCGCCATCGCCAGCGGCATTGGCGTCTGGGCGCTCGTCGCCCCCGTTTTGGCGGGGCTGATCTACCTGATCGCGCGCCCGCTGCTGCGCGCGCTGGTGCAGCAAACCGAGGCCGCGCCATGA
- a CDS encoding urea transporter has protein sequence MLDRTGLIVTANTPAPLTFLDSVLRGIGQVMLQNNAYAGVLFLIGIFLNSALFGGGVIVGTVVSTLTAQALGAKTSDVRAGLFGFNGALVAIALLYFLEPNALTWGCVVLASACSTVLMAALMQLFKVFNLPVLTAPFVFTSLGFFLAIARFGRLQSTQQLPTAGLPQSTAVEGIVTHTTVIEGLLGGVAQVFFQASVLTGVIFVAALLISSWRACVMALLGSLLGVLIAWGMGAAEPAIRAGAFGFNSVLTAIALGSVFLRPGLGALVYTALGCAATTVVYAGLSAALEPIGMPAMTLPFVLVTWVFVAATPLFARLRAA, from the coding sequence ATGCTTGATCGAACTGGGTTGATTGTGACCGCCAACACCCCCGCGCCGCTGACGTTTTTGGATAGCGTTTTGCGCGGCATCGGTCAGGTGATGCTGCAAAACAATGCCTACGCCGGCGTGCTGTTTTTAATCGGCATTTTCTTGAACTCGGCGCTGTTTGGCGGCGGCGTGATCGTCGGCACCGTGGTCAGCACGCTCACCGCGCAGGCGCTGGGCGCCAAAACCAGCGACGTGCGCGCGGGTCTGTTTGGCTTTAACGGCGCACTGGTGGCCATTGCGCTGCTGTATTTTTTGGAACCCAACGCGCTGACCTGGGGCTGCGTGGTGCTGGCCAGTGCTTGCTCCACGGTGCTGATGGCGGCGCTGATGCAGTTGTTCAAGGTGTTCAACCTGCCGGTTTTGACCGCGCCGTTTGTATTCACCTCGCTGGGCTTTTTTCTCGCCATCGCGCGCTTTGGACGGCTGCAATCCACCCAGCAATTGCCCACGGCGGGTCTGCCCCAGTCCACGGCGGTGGAAGGCATCGTCACCCACACCACGGTGATCGAGGGCTTGCTGGGCGGTGTCGCCCAGGTGTTTTTTCAGGCCAGCGTGCTCACCGGCGTGATTTTTGTCGCCGCGCTGTTGATCAGCTCTTGGCGCGCCTGCGTGATGGCCTTGCTCGGCTCACTTTTGGGCGTGCTGATTGCCTGGGGCATGGGCGCGGCAGAGCCGGCGATCCGCGCCGGCGCGTTTGGCTTTAACAGTGTGCTCACCGCCATTGCGCTGGGCAGTGTGTTTTTGCGCCCCGGCCTTGGCGCGCTGGTTTATACCGCGCTCGGCTGCGCGGCGACCACGGTGGTTTACGCCGGACTCTCGGCGGCACTGGAGCCCATCGGCATGCCGGCAATGACGTTGCCGTTTGTGCTGGTGACGTGGGTGTTTGTCGCCGCCACGCCGCTGTTTGCGCGGCTGCGTGCGGCATGA
- a CDS encoding MFS transporter: MSAPQQESWGDLLSGRHLAIVLVMASGVLLYAMNLFFTSALMPSIVAQIGGQSMYAWVTTAFVSFAIVASLAVSRLLAWQGSARAYAAALLVFAVGAVGMAASPNMPVLILTRAVQGLGGGMLVGLGYAVIRTALPARHWARAIGVISAMWGVGTLFGPALGGAFAELGWWREAYLGLAGVAVLLSVLAQRSFVAAPQSARARSPMPLASLAPLMLAIVAISASAVVPMGAPTIGMIALGIALLIYFVKVEARADNTLLPHSTYHAGDALKWVYLTVAALSAGVTLENFIPLFAQHLAGTPPLWAGILGAGMSVGWVSSQLFVVSIDNPHWQRRLIRTGPVLLCTGLALYGSLQSVNLGGVSVALWGGALVLAGIGIGIAWPLLGVAAMRGAHDDVEGGKAAAAISTTQLIAFSMASALAGTFMAAGGEVILAQAHWVSFGLAALAAPGIWVARRTTNI, from the coding sequence ATGAGCGCGCCCCAGCAAGAGAGCTGGGGCGATCTGCTCAGTGGTCGCCATCTGGCCATCGTGCTGGTCATGGCCAGCGGCGTGCTGCTGTATGCGATGAACCTGTTTTTTACCTCGGCGCTGATGCCGTCGATTGTGGCGCAGATCGGCGGGCAATCCATGTATGCCTGGGTCACCACGGCATTTGTCAGCTTTGCCATCGTCGCATCGCTGGCGGTGAGCCGCCTGCTGGCCTGGCAAGGCTCGGCGCGCGCTTATGCCGCAGCATTGCTGGTGTTTGCCGTCGGCGCTGTGGGCATGGCCGCCAGCCCCAACATGCCGGTGCTGATTCTCACCCGCGCGGTACAGGGCTTGGGCGGCGGCATGCTGGTGGGCTTGGGCTATGCGGTGATTCGCACCGCCCTGCCCGCCCGCCACTGGGCGCGCGCAATTGGCGTGATTTCAGCGATGTGGGGCGTGGGCACGCTGTTTGGCCCGGCGCTGGGCGGCGCCTTTGCCGAACTCGGCTGGTGGCGCGAGGCCTATCTGGGATTGGCCGGGGTGGCGGTGCTGCTCAGCGTGCTGGCGCAGCGCTCGTTTGTTGCAGCGCCGCAGTCTGCCCGCGCGCGCAGCCCGATGCCGCTGGCCTCGCTTGCGCCGCTGATGCTGGCCATCGTGGCGATCAGCGCCAGCGCCGTGGTACCGATGGGCGCGCCGACGATCGGCATGATCGCACTCGGCATCGCCCTGCTGATTTACTTTGTCAAAGTCGAAGCGCGCGCGGATAACACCCTGCTGCCGCACAGCACTTACCACGCGGGCGATGCGCTCAAATGGGTGTACCTCACCGTCGCCGCCTTGAGCGCGGGCGTGACCCTGGAAAACTTCATCCCCCTGTTTGCCCAGCACTTGGCGGGAACGCCGCCGCTGTGGGCGGGGATTTTGGGCGCGGGGATGTCGGTGGGCTGGGTCAGTTCCCAGCTTTTTGTGGTGTCGATCGACAACCCCCACTGGCAACGGCGGCTGATCCGCACCGGCCCGGTATTGCTGTGCACCGGACTGGCGCTGTACGGCAGCCTGCAAAGCGTGAATCTGGGCGGGGTGAGCGTGGCGCTGTGGGGCGGCGCGCTGGTGCTGGCCGGCATTGGCATTGGCATTGCCTGGCCGCTGCTGGGCGTAGCCGCCATGCGCGGAGCCCACGACGACGTTGAAGGCGGCAAAGCCGCTGCGGCGATCAGCACCACCCAGCTCATCGCCTTTTCGATGGCCTCGGCGCTGGCCGGCACCTTCATGGCGGCTGGCGGCGAGGTGATTCTGGCGCAGGCGCATTGGGTCAGCTTTGGGCTGGCGGCACTGGCCGCGCCGGGGATTTGGGTTGCACGCCGCACCACCAACATCTGA
- a CDS encoding cytochrome c5 family protein: MDSQEQDKAFFKAFGKVGAGLVALAVMCVTLAVIVNDKTEHKNHDNAEALALVAERLAPIGKVITDPSALAPVATATAADEKPAQSGDQVYNGLCAACHAAGVMNAPKTGDKDHWKKLLDEAGGVDGLTKIAISGKNAMPPRGGNAALSDAEIHAAVEHMLKASGL, encoded by the coding sequence ATGGATTCTCAAGAACAAGACAAGGCCTTCTTCAAAGCCTTTGGCAAAGTTGGTGCCGGACTGGTGGCCCTGGCTGTGATGTGCGTCACCCTGGCAGTCATCGTCAACGACAAGACCGAACACAAAAATCACGACAACGCCGAAGCCTTGGCGCTCGTTGCCGAACGTCTGGCGCCGATCGGCAAAGTCATCACCGATCCTTCGGCGCTGGCGCCGGTTGCCACGGCCACCGCAGCCGATGAAAAACCGGCGCAGTCTGGCGATCAGGTCTACAACGGTCTGTGCGCGGCCTGCCACGCTGCCGGCGTGATGAATGCCCCCAAGACCGGCGACAAGGATCACTGGAAAAAGCTGCTGGATGAAGCCGGCGGTGTCGATGGCCTGACCAAAATCGCCATCAGCGGCAAAAACGCCATGCCCCCGCGCGGCGGCAATGCGGCACTGAGCGATGCCGAAATCCACGCCGCGGTCGAGCACATGCTCAAAGCCAGCGGCCTGTAA
- the rsmB gene encoding 16S rRNA (cytosine(967)-C(5))-methyltransferase RsmB produces the protein MKKPPSSGTPRPGARGKSFGAPRKPYDGKPRPPRARGDGEARSDFRSDARPPRGEGAWRSRDGDARPPRKSFDGTPHPPRGEGAWRSRDGDARPPRKSFDGNPRPPREEGAWRSRDGDARPPRKSFDGNPRPPRARFDGDSRSDFRADARPPRKSFDGSPRPPRARFDGDSRSDSRADSRPPRGEDAWRSRDGDARLPRKSFDGNPRPPRARFDGDSRSDSRSDVRPPRGEGAWRGRDGDARPPRKSFDGSPRPPRARFDGEARPRPRGDFKPRSGPRSSDGGGGAIHRANVRAVAARSISRVMRGRSLDDALAPTAQMRVAADAAMVKALAFGVLRELSILKWLAAQLLDKPLEAQDDEVAALIWVGLYQLRTLKTPPHAAINETVDAIKLLKHDYARGMINAILRRYTREAEALEERLPSEPSLRTSHPGWLVEKLYHDWPAQWEALLDANNVQAPLTLRVNRRRISREDYLARLAEMQIGAEAHPHATDAVVLEVARAVDKIPGFVGGQVSVQDASAQLAVQLLAVADGQRILDACAAPGGKTAHILEHADARVTALDVDGARLTRVDENLRRLNLSAEMIAADAAQPDRWWNGQAFDRILLDAPCSGTGVIRRHPDIKWLRRTTDIATLQQTQLGLLKALWPLLKVGGRMVYATCSLLRDEGDEVLSRFKRLADDVTITAIDAEWGEATEYGRRIAPGGTHDGFYYAVLEKRAP, from the coding sequence ATGAAAAAACCACCTTCCAGCGGCACACCGCGCCCCGGCGCGCGCGGTAAATCCTTCGGCGCCCCGCGCAAACCCTACGACGGCAAGCCACGGCCACCGCGCGCGCGCGGTGACGGTGAGGCGCGTTCAGATTTTCGATCTGACGCGCGTCCACCGCGCGGCGAAGGCGCCTGGCGTAGCCGCGATGGGGATGCCCGTCCGCCACGCAAATCATTTGACGGCACCCCGCACCCGCCGCGCGGCGAAGGGGCCTGGCGTAGCCGCGACGGCGACGCCCGGCCGCCACGCAAGTCGTTTGATGGCAATCCGCGCCCACCGCGTGAGGAAGGCGCCTGGCGCAGCCGCGACGGGGATGCCCGTCCGCCACGCAAGTCGTTTGATGGCAATCCGCGCCCACCGCGCGCGCGCTTTGATGGCGATTCCCGTTCAGACTTTCGTGCCGATGCCCGTCCGCCACGCAAATCATTTGACGGCAGTCCGCGCCCACCGCGCGCGCGCTTTGATGGCGATTCCCGTTCCGACTCTCGTGCCGACTCGCGCCCACCGCGTGGGGAAGACGCTTGGCGCAGTCGCGACGGGGATGCCCGTCTGCCACGCAAGTCGTTTGATGGCAACCCGCGCCCACCGCGCGCGCGCTTTGATGGCGATTCGCGTTCAGACTCTCGTTCCGATGTCCGTCCACCGCGCGGCGAAGGGGCCTGGCGCGGCCGCGATGGGGATGCCCGTCCACCGCGTAAGTCATTTGACGGCAGTCCGCGCCCGCCGCGCGCGCGCTTTGATGGTGAGGCGCGTCCACGCCCGCGAGGTGATTTCAAACCCCGCAGCGGGCCTCGCAGCAGCGACGGGGGCGGCGGTGCGATCCATCGCGCCAATGTGCGCGCGGTGGCCGCGCGCAGCATCAGCCGTGTGATGCGCGGCCGCAGCCTCGACGATGCCCTTGCGCCCACCGCGCAAATGCGGGTCGCGGCAGATGCGGCCATGGTCAAGGCGCTGGCGTTTGGGGTTTTGCGTGAGCTGTCCATCCTCAAGTGGCTGGCGGCGCAACTGCTGGACAAGCCCCTGGAGGCGCAGGACGACGAAGTCGCCGCACTGATCTGGGTGGGGCTGTACCAGTTGCGCACGCTCAAGACTCCGCCGCACGCGGCGATCAACGAAACCGTGGATGCGATCAAGCTGCTCAAGCACGATTACGCGCGCGGCATGATCAACGCCATTTTGCGCCGCTACACGCGCGAGGCCGAAGCCCTGGAAGAACGCCTGCCCAGCGAGCCGAGCCTGCGCACCTCACACCCCGGCTGGCTGGTGGAAAAGCTCTATCACGACTGGCCAGCGCAATGGGAGGCGTTGCTGGACGCCAACAACGTGCAGGCACCGCTGACGCTGCGGGTGAATCGCCGCCGTATCAGTCGTGAGGATTACCTCGCGCGCTTGGCTGAAATGCAGATTGGCGCCGAAGCGCATCCGCACGCAACCGATGCCGTGGTGCTGGAAGTCGCGCGCGCGGTGGACAAAATCCCCGGCTTTGTGGGGGGTCAGGTTTCGGTGCAAGACGCCTCGGCGCAGTTGGCCGTGCAATTGCTGGCCGTGGCCGACGGCCAACGTATTCTGGACGCCTGCGCCGCCCCCGGGGGCAAGACCGCGCACATTCTGGAACACGCCGACGCGCGCGTGACCGCGCTGGACGTTGACGGCGCGCGCCTGACCCGCGTGGATGAAAACCTGCGCCGCTTGAACCTCAGCGCCGAGATGATCGCCGCCGATGCCGCGCAGCCGGATCGCTGGTGGAACGGTCAAGCGTTTGACCGGATCCTGCTCGACGCGCCCTGCTCCGGCACCGGCGTTATCCGCCGTCATCCCGACATCAAATGGCTGCGTCGCACCACCGACATTGCCACGCTGCAACAAACCCAGCTGGGCCTGCTCAAGGCGCTGTGGCCGCTGCTCAAAGTGGGCGGGCGCATGGTGTACGCGACCTGCTCGCTGCTGCGCGACGAAGGCGACGAGGTGCTGTCGCGCTTCAAACGGCTGGCCGATGACGTCACCATCACCGCCATCGACGCCGAATGGGGCGAGGCCACCGAGTATGGTCGCCGCATCGCCCCCGGCGGCACCCACGACGGCTTTTATTACGCCGTTTTGGAAAAGCGCGCGCCATAA
- the metK gene encoding methionine adenosyltransferase, with the protein MSQFLFTSESVSEGHPDKVADQISDAVLDAILSTDKHARVACETMVKTGVAIVAGEITTSAWIDLEALVRKVILDIGYNSSDVGFDGATCAVMNLIGKQSPDIAMGVDRGNPEDQGAGDQGLMFGYASNETDVLMPAPIFYSHRLVEQQTKARKGADAKLPWLRPDAKSQVTFRYDGDRIIGIDAVVLSTQHAPEVKLTDLREAVMEEIIKPVLPAEWISANTRFHINPTGNFVIGGPVGDCGLTGRKIIVDTYGGWARHGGGAFSGKDPSKVDRSAAYAARYVAKNIVAAGLADRCEVQVSYAIGVAEPTSIMVTTFGTGKISDEALEKLVRRHFDLRPYAISKMLDLVHPMYQATAAYGHFGRQPVATQLANGETFTTFSWEKTDKAEVLAADAR; encoded by the coding sequence GTGAGCCAATTCCTGTTTACTTCTGAGTCTGTATCCGAAGGCCATCCCGACAAAGTCGCGGATCAGATCTCCGATGCCGTGCTCGACGCCATTTTGTCCACCGACAAGCACGCGCGCGTGGCCTGCGAAACCATGGTCAAAACCGGCGTCGCCATCGTCGCTGGCGAAATCACCACCAGCGCCTGGATCGACCTGGAAGCTCTGGTGCGCAAAGTCATTCTCGACATTGGCTACAACTCCTCCGACGTGGGCTTTGACGGCGCCACCTGCGCGGTGATGAACCTCATCGGCAAGCAATCGCCCGACATCGCCATGGGCGTGGATCGCGGCAACCCCGAAGACCAGGGCGCTGGAGACCAGGGGCTGATGTTTGGCTATGCCAGCAACGAAACCGACGTGCTGATGCCTGCACCGATTTTCTACTCACACCGTCTGGTTGAGCAGCAAACCAAAGCCCGCAAAGGTGCCGACGCCAAACTGCCGTGGCTGCGCCCCGACGCCAAAAGCCAGGTCACCTTCCGCTACGACGGCGACCGCATCATCGGCATCGACGCCGTGGTGCTCTCCACCCAGCACGCCCCCGAGGTCAAACTCACCGACCTGCGCGAAGCGGTGATGGAAGAAATCATCAAACCCGTGCTCCCCGCCGAGTGGATTAGCGCCAACACCCGGTTCCACATCAACCCCACCGGCAACTTCGTCATCGGCGGCCCCGTCGGTGACTGCGGCTTGACCGGCCGCAAAATCATTGTGGACACCTATGGCGGCTGGGCGCGCCACGGCGGTGGTGCCTTCTCCGGCAAAGACCCTTCCAAAGTGGATCGCTCCGCGGCCTACGCCGCGCGCTACGTTGCCAAAAACATCGTCGCCGCCGGCCTTGCCGACCGCTGCGAAGTGCAAGTCAGCTACGCCATCGGCGTTGCCGAACCCACCTCGATCATGGTCACCACCTTCGGCACCGGCAAAATCAGCGACGAAGCCTTGGAAAAACTGGTGCGCCGCCACTTTGACCTGCGCCCCTACGCCATTTCCAAAATGCTCGACCTGGTACACCCCATGTACCAAGCCACCGCAGCTTATGGCCACTTTGGTCGCCAACCCGTCGCCACCCAACTGGCCAACGGCGAAACCTTCACCACTTTTTCGTGGGAAAAAACCGACAAAGCCGAAGTCCTCGCCGCCGACGCGCGCTAA
- a CDS encoding YajQ family cyclic di-GMP-binding protein: protein MPSFDVVSEVNQHELTNAVDQAKRELTNRFDFRGVEASFELEDSVIVLTAPSEFQLQQMTDILYPRLAARKIDLRCLDAADPEINLSRARQRISVKQGIEQALGKKIIAAIKASKIKVEAQIHGDKLKVSGKKRDDLQDTIALLRKTEFELPLQFENFRD from the coding sequence ATGCCCTCATTTGACGTGGTTTCCGAAGTCAATCAGCACGAACTCACCAACGCCGTGGATCAGGCCAAACGCGAACTGACCAACCGCTTTGACTTTCGTGGCGTCGAAGCCAGCTTTGAGCTTGAAGACAGTGTCATCGTGCTCACCGCGCCCAGCGAATTTCAGTTGCAGCAGATGACCGACATCCTCTATCCGCGTCTGGCCGCGCGCAAAATCGACCTGCGCTGCCTCGACGCCGCCGACCCCGAAATCAACCTTTCGCGCGCGCGCCAACGCATCAGCGTCAAGCAAGGGATCGAACAAGCACTCGGCAAAAAAATCATCGCCGCGATCAAAGCCAGCAAGATCAAGGTAGAAGCGCAAATCCACGGTGACAAACTCAAGGTCAGCGGCAAAAAGCGTGACGACCTGCAAGACACCATCGCACTGCTGCGCAAAACCGAGTTTGAACTGCCCCTGCAGTTTGAAAACTTCAGGGATTGA